Proteins encoded by one window of Cannabis sativa cultivar Pink pepper isolate KNU-18-1 chromosome 4, ASM2916894v1, whole genome shotgun sequence:
- the LOC133036907 gene encoding uncharacterized protein LOC133036907, translating to MLASLYVKSEYCITDFAVMVSKMVYKRKRRSAADKKDATEIKKKDSKKAWANQANFYAYADAHKEKSKADVLRSFKEQFKLLSEEEIDNWASYEVEASPSKVGGRGKGKKLKETLSAEPGIDNNEGVGDVQVSGRCSFERLGRIVPLLNEAQKEMVRNVSFSTFLREDAPYIDTKIVSWLIDHVDPTTSRLEIFGRTIQLSSKLLEDVMGIRDGGEPVATESERDLVEFDPTIGKFSNYCDGSNFILSCTAVVMYVCTFVWWQLVYLTHVDWTASHVDRTVAPIDFWTTKQCKSVYKWIRDHDGHTSGKVKLTNTYVLLPSFESAAVGQPTNDAIYKAVCELKDEVFRLDLKVNSAKELLVKVLSTYLGKGTMNEVLEIPETSKVQRSLSFNRETEKKDDVGVKRKDGEGTKDKSEKDVDDVQSVPSLNLSEDKVVVPTEVVVFDDSFEVMNFWGEELPAIVKEEVEQTVKDDFDDAAFERFKESGGKVIGLFTVKKGYSNQQYEFFRYIFSSANDPR from the exons atGTTGGCATCATTGTATGTTAAAAGTGAATACTGTATAACTGACTTTGCTGTGATG GTTTCTAAAATGGTATATAAACGGAAGAGGAGGTCTGCAGCAGACAAAAAGGATGCAACAGAGATAAAGAAGAAGGATTCGAAGAAAGCTTGGGCGAA CCAAGCCAATTTCTATGCTTATGCTGATGCACACAAAGAAAAGTCTAAAGCAGAT GTGCTTCGTAGTTTTAAGGAGCAATTTAAGCTTCTCAGCGAGGAAGAGATTGACAATTGGGCTTCATATGAAGTCGAGGCTTCCCCCTCAAAGGTTGGTGGTAGAGGGAAAGGGAAGAAGTTGAAGGAGACACTATCTGCTGAGCCAGGGATTGACAACAACGAAGGTGTGGGGGACGTTCAAGTTTCTGGCCGTTGCTCCTTCGAGCGTTTGGGGAGAATAGTCCCACTGCTCAACGAGGCTCAAAAAGAAATGGTGAGAAATGTCAGTTTCTCAACATTCTTAAGGGAGGATGCCCCGTACATAGACACTAAGATAGTTAGTTGGCTGATCGATCACGTGGATCCAACCACTTCTCGGCTGGAGATATTTGGAAGAACGATCCAACTATCGTCCAAGCTGTTAGAGGATGTCATGGGAATCCGGGATGGCGGAGAACCCGTGGCAACCGAAAGTGAGCGTGACCTAGTTGAGTTTGATCCAACTATAG GTAAGTTTTCGAATTATTGTGATGGTAGTAATTTTATTCTCTCGTGTACTGCGGTGGTAATGTATGTATGTACTTTTGTTTGGTGGCAGCTTGTATATTTGACGCACGTTGACTGGACTGCTAGTCACGTGGACCGCACTGTGGCTCCAATTGACTTTTGGACCACAAAACAGTGCAAGTCAGTGTACAAGTGGATTCGAGACCACGATGGTCACACAAGTGGAAAG GTGAAATTGACTAACACATATGTGTTACTACCAAGTTTTGAATCCGCTGCAGTTGGGCAACCCACAAATGACGCAATATACAAAGCTGTGTGTGAGTTGAAAGATGAGGTCTTCCGGCTTGATTTGAAGGTGAACAGCGCAAAAGAGCTGTTAGTGAAGGTACTCTCAACTTACCTTGGGAAGGGGACTATGAATGAAGTGTTGGAGATACCCGAGACGAGCAAAGTTCAGCGCTCGCTTTCATTCAACAGGGAGACCGAGAAGAAGGATGACGTGGGTGTCAAGCGAAAGGATGGTGAAGGGACGAAAGATAAATCGGAAAAGGATGTTGATGATGTACAGAGTGTCCCTTCACTTAATCTATCAGAAGACAAGGTGGTTGTTCCAACTGAGGTGGTTGTTTTCGATGATTCGTTTGAGGTTATGAACTTTTGGGGAGAAGAACTCCCAGCTATTGTAAAAGAGGAAGTTGAGCAGACCGTGAaggatgattttgatgatgCTGCGTTCGAAAGATTCAAAGAATCTGGAGGGAAGGTGATTGGTCTGTTCACTGTGAAGAAGGGTTACTCAAATCAACAGTACGAGTTCTTCCGTTACATTTTCTCTAGCGCCAATGATCCGAGGTAA